The DNA region CCgagttttaatataatataaaggaagaaaaatttataaaatgggACCTAGTAAAATGTTAAATCTCGtaaagatcattttttttttcttttgtttttcttctttgtttttgttttcacgAACTAGGAAGGGAAGAAGACTTATTCGCGAAGTTATAAAAGGGCAGACGTGCGCCAGAGGGAACAGCGCGCGCTCGctcactcgctcgctcgctgcCTCCTAGCTGCCACGTATATACATGCgatggctctctctctctctctctctctctttcacttgcgcgcgcgcgtgcactGACTTATAcattctatccctctctctctctttctctatctctctctctctgtctttctatcctcctctctttctctctcacgcgtacagagagagagagagagagagagagagagagagagagagagagagagaacacacgCACGCGTATATCTGGCAGATCAATAATTTCTGATACTCGCAAATGTCGCATTTAAAATACAGGCTTACGGCGCACCAGCCGTACTCATCGTTGAAAGCGTCGTTTTCCTAGAGGACGATGAAGAGTAGTAataggagaaaaggaaagaatgatgggaagaggagagaagaaaggagggCTTTGAGATTTTTTTCGGAACATGCGAAAAAGATCGACTCTatcgtagtcgtagtcatCGTCATATCGTCGTCGACGTAGTTGTCGtagtgtcgtcgtcgtcgtcgtcgtcgtcgtcgtcgtcgtcgtcgtcgtcgtcgttgtcgtcgtggAATCGAAAGGCGGCACGGCGCAGCGAATCGCCGATTGGCTGATTCGCTGATgttgagtgagagagagagagtgagagagagagagagagagagagagagagagagagagagagagagagagagagaggagtcgACCGACACGACGAGCTAGAAGATTGCATGCGTTCCTGTTCCataagaacgaagaaataGCGAAATTTCAAGCTTCCTgcatcttttctattttttcttttccttttatcattaatattattattaatattaatattaatattaatatttaatattattaatattattattatttctttatttataatctttcatcaaattttctttcgtacttttcttcttttcttttcttttttttttttttttatagcataAAAACTGAATCGatttacaaatttttgaaTGGGCCTGGAGGGAGGGCGGGAGGATGGTGGGGAAGAGGGATTTCTATTTGCACGAGGAACGAGATGGAATGttaaatattgaaagtaaCAACAATTCAGTTATCCAATGATCTCCTGAGATCACTCTTATTAGTAATTAACacgcgataataacaacaacaataacaacaacaatgataacaataataataataataatcatagaatattttatctttccgTATTATAAAGTTTTCATTCTCGAAAGTTTCGTATcctcaatttattatttaaatattgatttctATGCGTTCAAagtataaaatgatttattccTACGAGTATTACTACTCTTGTGAAATTCAAAAATGGCCGCAACGAAtatcgtacgtacgtacgataGCGCAGcgcatcctcctcctcctcctccacctcttcgTCGTTTCTCGTTCGTTTGATCGAACGGAGAGGtaagattaaaagaagaagaagaaaaataaaaatagaaaaagaaagaaagaaagaaagaaagaaagaaagaaagtacgaAAGAAATGACGATGAGGTTAGGTGTCTAAAttacatttgaaattttctatctttgattttatttatcgaaatatcATTTGTTGTATTAAATGCGATCATTTCCCTTCTCGCGATCGTGCcgttctccctccctccaccctctctcttctctctcttcctataaATAGTATCGTTAGATTTCCCTGGTTTTCAATGACCGTCGTCACACGGGTGTCGCCGCGGGTGTCGCCACCGCTGCTTTGgcgatcgtcgtcgtcgtcgtcgtcgtcgtcgtcgtcgtcgccgccacctccgtcgtcgtcgtcgtcgtcgtcgtcgtcaccactgccgtcgtcgtcgtcgtcgtcgtcgtcgtcgtcgtggtggtggtggtcgtGGTGGTCGTGGTCCGTCGTGGTGCTGCCGTGTTGCGTCAATGTGAACGATACTCTCGTAGTCTGGCGTTTGCACGAATGTGAACGCGATCCTGTGCAGATCGCTCCCGTACGCCAGGGGAGGATGGTCGCTCGTAGGAAGAGTCACTACTAGCGAGCGAGTACGCGCTCTGCTATTCCGTGCGTTAGCAAAATAGCTTCGCGTAGACTGATTTGTTCTTCGTGGGCCGAAGCTAAGTAAGTCGTATCTTtctacctctatctctctctctctctctctctctctcattctttctttctttctttctatctatctatctatctatctatctatctatctatctctatctattatTTCCCTTTCCATTTTCCGTGCTCTTTCcagatgataatatatatggctatgtgtgtgtgtatatatgtatatatatatatacacatactacGCTACTACTATGTTACACTACACTACTATACTACATTATTACATTACTACTTCTAAACTACACTACTTTtatactacactactactattactacactactactactactactactactactactactactactactactactactatttctcttttactctagACAACGCATGTAACGCATCATTTCGAGTATCTTTATTCTCTTAATTCTTACGCGGCGCGCCGATCGAAAACGCGCGTGTCGCGCAGCGGTGAACGGAGCGGGGACGAGCGAAATGCCGGAGAGTTATTTTTCCGAGCTCAGAACGACGTTATCTAACCTTTTTGCGCACGGACGAAAAGTGggaggtgtgtgtgtgtgtgtgtgtgtatatgtgtggtTATGTTAGTTCGTACATAGTATatccccctccctctcctttCGGGTATCTTGCCTAGAGAGGtatttttcttgctttctttctttcctatttctgttttttttttttaagttttctcTATCGTGAAAAGTAcaagtatatgtgtgtgtatgtgtgtgtgtgtgtgttcgcgTAGGGTATTTCTTAAGAaggatatacatacaatactcATTCTTAACAACGGTCTGCACACggtatctctatatctcttcAGGCGTCTTTACAAGAAATCCTTTCAAATAAACACTTTCAATGATTCCAATACGTGTCTGAGagtgatattttatatttttatatgtacacatatattcttttttattttttatttttattttttttttttttttgtaattataataggataactttatcattactatatctttctttctttctttcttttttttctgtttttatgtcattaaatatttcaatatctttGACTCTTCTTATCCCTCATAGTATAATATGGCATAAGAATTTATGACATATCTATTTCTACTTTCGCAAGTAATACTAATGTCAGTTAATTATATCAAGACAAGTTTTATTATCGGAGCTCGCACATTGataagtttattatttgttatagatCTCTACTGGCATGGAGCTGGGAGCGCACTGATAGTGATAATTTATGAGGTTAGCAGCAAGTTTCCTATTAATGCTTTttggtatattattattctattatacatataatgatataccttggaaaataataagagatatattattagaatatgaaagttataatatattcttttgatgaataatttttattcagatCTTGGTTTCTATGCATTGCCTGCCAAAGAAGAACTGAGCCCAATGTTTCCACACAATTCTAGTTCACATGAGATTTCTACAGAAACAAATGCCTTCGTACAAAATTCCATGGTAGGTTTATTTAACGTCGTTAAATAGAAATTGTATTTACATTGAAAGAGCAAATGGATTTTTCAACGACATATAAAATCaccattatattttatagattgatgtttttctttttcttttatattttagggGGATGTAGTAGTATTAGGGGAAAGCAGTCTGTATGGGGAGGGGGAATGGGAAGGATCAGAGCACGCTAGGTACTGTGATATCGAATCCATAAACAGCAGCAAGATGGCAGCATGTACTAGCCATCTGGAAGCTACCGCCGCCAATGACTTTTCAACCGTCCTGCCAAGCCAAACCAGTAAGTATcatctttttatatgttttgTTGTTCTATCAATTGCTCGTCGTCAAgttctattattactagtgttattataaaattgtccTTTCGCTGATATCAcggatatattttgtattttgttaAGATTAATTAAGCTGAAGAAAATCATGGGATCAGCTTTAGTCTTTGCTGAGATGTCGcttcttttttgaaaattgtaattcattgaaggaattaatattattagagtatataaatgagaaattaTAAAGGAATATTTCAAGTGGAATATTTTAGCTATAGTTTAGTTTTTATACTTACAGGTGAGTTCAGCTCAGCTGGTATAGGTAAGGCCTGCCAGTCAGTGGCGCCAGTAACCACAAAAAACCCAACAAATCACCTTCTaacttacgataataataaagtaaataaccaCAACAATGCAGAACATAATCATCACAAGTACAGAAAGCAAAACACACCGGGCTTGCTTGGTCAGCTGGGCAGCTCCGCCAATAACTCTAAGTCTACTTTTAAGACATTaagtgataataagaatagctTTAGCGATCTAAGCGTTAGGGTACTAAGCGTAAGTGTACATCTACAAGTTACACGGGGTGAAGCGTATTGCACCGTTGGGGTACCTAGCCTAGTTAGGATACCCAAGTCTGATTGCCCCCAACGGTCGCTACGCCTCCCTAACTCTGTCGACAATTACTCCTTACTAGGGTCCCGCCTTGAGCTAGGCGACAACAATAAGTTTAAGGCTCATTTTAGTTtcataagtaataataactccAAGTCTGTGATATTGCTCAGCTCAATCAGCAACGGTGACCATTGTTTCCTGCTTGGCGGTGGTCCTGTCGAGATAGATGCTATTACTCTGAAATTCGGTATTATAATGGATGTCTTAACGAGATCGAAACTACTAGGTCATAAGTGTGCCCTGGTTATCAATTCTCATCAGACATCTAGACTGTTAACGAGCGATGAAACGTCGAACGAAAATTGTAACGTTCGATATACGTTAGCTCTCGAAAAAATATGGAACCTCTTAAAATCGCATTTCAGTGGCATTGATTTCAAATTGGTTCCCATAAGCGATCAGAATTTTGCGATATTCACCGCCAGTTCTTCCATTACGCTTATCGTTTTCAGAAACGAAGTAACTGACCACATCTCGCGATCTTTCCTGGAAAATCTCAAGCAACTCCGTGTACAATCTTTTACTTCTCCATTATCTAATGTCACTGTTACCGAGCTGATGCAACGCATATGTGTTCCACTATTAAAAAAGCGTAAGGGTAATGATTACAAcgttggtaataataataataatgatgaatattataacaagaacattagCATTGGTAGtattgaagaagaaattaatagtagtaacgataatcCAGATGTTATTGAAGACATTGTTGACGTCGCTGTGTGCTACAAGACTAGTTGTATGATGATTACTAATGTTAGGATCTTAGGGTCTCAAAATGATGGTATTAGTCGTACCGAAGCAACAATATTTACTGTTGGTGCTCTTTCATTTCAGGATAACAATAAGTCTAACAAGCCTCTAAATACTAGTTATAAGATTAGCGAATATAGTAGATCAGTGGGTTCTGATCTTCAATCTAACTCTACCATTAAGTCTGTATCTAAGTCTACGCTAAAAGATAAATCTAGGATTAAGTTTGAAATGTCTCACACCGCTCGATTTAACGAATCTGACAAGAGAAAGCAAGTTAGGTTGGCTGCCAACATTCCTATAATGACTACCTGCGAGCCTACGATGACGCTTACAAGCCAATCAGCCACCATCACATCCCAAACAATCGGTGTACCTGTATGTCGAGCGGATAATCGCATATATGACGATGGGATGCGATCAGAATTTTTGAATACATTTCAGAATGACCAAATATGTATCCAGCGTATGTTGGCAAGTCGCACAgatgatataataacgaatgaCTTGCGTCTTAATGAAACATTAAATCCTACACAAACTTACATCGAGACGCTCAAATCTTTAGCTACAGATGATATTCCGTTGAATTGCAATTACGATCGCACAGGGGCATGTAGTAATCGTCAAACTTGTGactatgataacgataattatcatgatgATTTTGCGCTCTGCTCTTACGATAACATGGCAGTTTATACAAAACCAACTGCATTACAATGGTCTACTTTAATTGCACACGTACGTGCATTAATACCTGCTTGTCGAAAAGCTTATGAGACCGATCGAACCAAATGTGAAGTTCAACAGCGAAGACTCAAGTTTATGTTGAATATTCTTTTCAATGAATCGACACGGCTATTGAACAAGGTCTACGAACCAATATTAAGCTACAAACAACGATGGGGTATCTCAACGATATTACAGTTAGCAGGAGGTGGTGAAAGTTCGCTAAATAGCGGAGGAGCTAACAATTGGGGTTCTACTCAAGCAACAACacccaataacaataataccaatcaATCAGGATGGGTTGGTACGCCAGGAAACGCACCTGGTAATGCTGGCACGCCGAACAATTGGGGTGGAAATTCTGTAAATAGATCAGTGTCCGGTAATCCAAATCAAAATCAGAATCAAGGTCCACCTGGTACTCAAAATACATCAGGTAGATCATTGTCAATCATATGTcaaactttttaatttattttagaatctcaaaagttattgtttatatttacccgaaatttttaatattattattattattattatttttttatgcgCAGGAAACGTGAACAAAGTTAATAATCCAAATCAACAATCGAATCAGCAATCTGGTCCACCTACCTCTCAGTCAAATTCTACTCAAGGGAATCAGAATAGTAGTCAATGGTCTCAGGGAAAATCTAATAATCCAGGTGGTCCAGGACAAAAtccacaaaataataacaatagcgtACAACAGCAACAGTCAGCCAATTCTAATGGAAGTAATAAtcaatctaataataatgcaCAAGGATCTGTAAGTAGTGGTAACACACCGGCTAGTAATAATCCATCGACGAAACAACAGCTCGAACAATTAAATACAATGAGGGAAGCTCTTTTTAGTCAAGACGGATGGGGTTGTGTGagtaaacgaaaaatattttctgtaagattgatataacaaaaaattaatatatattatttcaataagttAAAGACGTTATTTTCTGTCTTTAGCAACACGTAAATCAAGATACGAGTTGGGACGTACCAACTTCTCCTGAGCCCAATCTAACCAAAGATGGCGTTCCTATGTGGAAACCACCCGTAAATAATGGTACTGATTTATGGGAGGCAAATTTACGAAATGGAGGTCAACCTCCGCCGCATCAACAAGCAAAAACCCCATGGGGTCATACTCCAGCGACTAATATTGGTGGTACTTGGGGTGAGGACGATGAGACGGCAGACTCATCTAACATGTGGACTGGTGCTCCAGCACCTTCTCAACCGAATGCAGCACAATGGACTGCCGGTAATCAAGCCGGTATGTGGGGAGGTAGGCTAGTGAAGGCTGGAGATGCCAAAACTTtaggaaaaagatattttggaattttattGAAAGCTGTCGTGTTTTGGCACATTGTTATAATGTctttattgtgattatatacaaaagtttgttcattatataattttccttaTACCTTCTATATCATGATTTATAAAATGCGACTGTACAAgtaaaatttggaaaaaaaaaaagaaaaaaaaaaaaaaaaaaaaaaatttctatatcatAGATATCATACCATTGGATTCTCTAAACTAactaaaatttcttttaaacattaaatatttatacgcttatgtaaaatatcattttgaaaaatttagaaTATACTTGTGCagttgagaataataatttaaaatgaatccCGCCTGGCGGTTGTGCCTAACAGCTCTcatatattttactattttaaaTGTATCAATTTGTAGCTTGTATTAGTTCTGAAATAATTTtgctattatatacatatatatatatatatacatacatacatatatacatatatatatatatatatatatatatatatatatatatatatatacacatcttgTTTTGTTCAACTAAGTATGGAGACTCTCCGGCATTCACAAAGCTTTATAAGTTATGGGGAATAACTAATTTGTTTTGCTATTTCTCTTATGCTAAATATGTCTTAagtctttcttattttatatacatatgtgctgtttcttttctttttttttttttttttttttcccatgcTCAAACGCTGTGCTTTTTTCCATGTAAatgatgctttttttttttaggctgaatatatatcatttattaagcACTATTAAACTCCTTTAATGCCCATGTTAGTAGTctcttaaatcatttttaaattatgcggaagaaaaatgataatatcgttaaattatatatgaatatattcacGCATATACTTggattttattagatatattatataaagttgTGTATAATTCATTCTTGCATCATACTCAACACTGTAGAAATGTCTGTGTGATACATTTAGATTTTCAGATTAGATatctcaattaaaaaaaaaaaaaaaagaacatacgaCTGATCgtgaatttgtaatattaaaatttgttttcattaatattatttcactgTTAGACTTTATGGGCATTCAGGAGTCTTGATTCAATGTAGCATGTAATTTGTGTATTATTGACAGTTTTATAGTAACTCGTTAGTAAAGTTATTACTTTGAAAAGTAATAACTTAAAATTACAAAGTATATcaaatagtaaatattttcatttctgtttaatcaaaaaagaaaaagaaaagaaaaagaaaaaaaaaaaagaaaaaaaaatgttgaagaatatttgtcgaaagtgcagcaattaaaaataatttcaatatttattatgtaaatttcTTGAGGATACGTATGATctctctgtaaaaaaaaaaaaagaaaaaaaaaaaaagaaaaaaaatgttcatatATTTGAGATTACCTTTgcagataataaatttaataaacaaatgtttaaaattatatctacaAAGAGATCTTGAAAATGTTGTTTTCAATATACTATTACATTGATGACTTTTTATAAACAGGAACAAATTGGGCTGATCCAAGACTCGATCATAATAGAGATCCACGTGATTTACGATCAGTGGATCCAAGAGAGATGCGAGATCCTCGAGATCATCGCATGACTCTTGATCCAAGAGATCATATGCGCGTAATGGATCCTATGGCACGTGATCCACGAATGGGTGATATGCGCGGTGATCCACGTGGCATTTCTGGACGTTTGAACGGAGCTAATACCGATGCTATGTGGGGACAACCACCTGGTCCTCCACATCATCAGATGGGTCATCAGCATCCATCTGGTCCACCAACGAAAATGCTCAATCCTTCGAACATGAATCAATGGGCAGCTCCACCACCAAAGGATATGATGCCTGGTAAACCTTCGGGATGGGAGGAACCGTCACCACCTACGCAAAGGCGTAATGTGCCTAATTATGACGACGGTACGAGCTTATGGGGAAATCCGGCAGCAAATCAAAGGACAATGCCTGCCAGTAAAGTATCTCATTGGAAGGATTTACCAACCCCGAACATAGCACGCGGTGGTaagtaatttgaaataaagaaaaaatttatttttcattttaattatatatatataatctcaatgttatgaattatataaaaaaaaataaataaataaaataaaaaataaaaaacgcaGGAATGCAATGTCCACCGGGGATGCCTCAGAATAGAATGCCTGGGCAACCAGGTATGAAACCAGACGTAGGAGGTCCAGGTATGTGGGCTCACCCTGGAGCTCCTGGAGGTCGCAATGGGACATGGGCAGATGGGCCTCACGATACTACCTCTTGGGATGATCCTAAAACACCAGCAACATGGAACGAGCCTCCATTGAATCCAGCAACTTGGGGAGGTCCTGCTACTCATAAACAAAAATCAATGGGACCTGCTGGTAGTTGGGTAGACTCTGACATTGATCCTACACCAAGTTGGGGTCATCCTGCTAAACCTTCGTTAACGAAAGACTTCATTTGGAATAGTCGTGAATTTCGTTATCTTTGTGACTTAGGATAtaaggtatataaatatattattatttataaatatatattgttattttttttatttatttatatgttgtaTTTAAATGacgttattgatatttaatttgtttttaaagaaagaagacgtgGAATTAGCTCTTAGAAATCGTGAAATGAATAGAGACGAAGCGCAAGAACTTTTAAGCCAGATTCGACCTCTTGATCAATGGCCACGCCGTCATGATACACATTCTGGCTATGATCCAACTAATCAACCAACTACTGCGCCAGCATATCCGAGATTCAATCACGTGACACAACAGATGTCTTTCCCACCGGTGAGTTTGTCAGATCATTTTACACCGACCAAGTGTTCTGTCCAAATATCCATTGTTATtctttaacaattaaaattaatttccctcttccccccccccccctaatcatttcgttttatagtgaaaaaaaagaaaaaagaaaaaagaacaaaaaatgatgagaataatgataacgaatgttaatgaaaaatttttatttgacattgTCATTGAGTGCATTTATTGCGTGCTTGTTgagtgttttatatatttcaattaacaGCGTCTgataatatcatttcttttcttttcttttctttttttttttcttcttttttcttggctttctttttcttttttttttttttttacaaaaatttaattcatgCGGATGTTTGTTGTGTTACGTGTGTGTtacaatatcatttaaatctaattttatggaactataaaataacatttacgaaaaatattttgtttcgtttcgttcattttaaacaaagtagaataagtaaataaaaatatatgtatatatatatatatatatatatatagcagtATATATACACCATCACACATGATGGGCGATTAGAAGTAGAATTAGGAGAAGGGAGCAGGGTACACGGTATTTGTATTGTAATACAGGGGGCAGGAGTGCCCAGTGCTGCATCTACCGGAGGGGTAGGTGGTTCAGTGTCCAGTGCTAGTCTCCTGAAACttcaacaacagcaacagcagcaagcAGTTGTTCCGTTGCAGCAACAGCAGCCAAGTACCAATGCACCACAGCCACCTTTCAACCAGGTGAACAACCTGACgtctgaaatatttaattattataggatttattttcgttattctatttttattcgctatttaaaaagtataaaaaatttagaaagaaagagagagaaagggacagaGAATTTTTGAGAATTTTTGAGttaaaaaacagaagaataaattatgatttttatgtgATCAAGTAAacattctttcttcgttttttagattaaatattttaacaatatctAGAGAGGTAGAaagtttattacatttatcaaaTTGTTAAGTTTATGTGTTTATCAAATTGCATTTTAATCGCTTATCATTacgtatatcatttttatttcgtttcgtttttcataattatttcacGTTTGTGCcgtcttttaatatattaaagagtGTTTAACTgtactattatattttgttaaggTATTAagtttctctattattattattattatttatttatttatttatttattttttaattgtacgTAATTTGGTTGTACTTTATAAATCGTAAGGgacaattaacaataatttatgATTGTGATCATagttaattttgtaattaatttatatagttaCATACTCTCTCTTAAGTGAATATCAAAATTGcgattagatttttatttataaaaaatagttTTTAAGAATGAAGAcgttaaattttgttttcttttttttttttttcaggcaTCACGTGCACCGCAAAATCAACCATCTAATCAACAACTTCGTATGTTGGTACAACAAATTCAATTGGCTGCTCAGGAAGGATATTTGAATCATCAGATATTGAATCAAGCATTATCACCGCAGACATTGATTTTACTGAATCAACTTTTACAACAGATCAAGATCTTACAACAGTTACATCAACAACATTCTGTCCAGAGTTCATTGAAGGGCAACAGTCCGTCGGTTTTGCAAATTAGCGTACAAATAACTAAAACAAAGCAACAAATCGCAAATCTGCAGAATCAAATTGCGGTTCAACAGGCAACGTATATGAAACAACAACAGCATCAACAACACGCTGCCCCACCGTCTCAGGCATTGGAGTACTACAAAAGTTCGGTACACGATCCCATGTCAGCATTACAGAACAGCTTCGGCGATTTGACAATGAACAAAGAGCCACCTGttgttagtaatattataataaaattatataaaataaatcatataatgggatatt from Vespa crabro chromosome 12, iyVesCrab1.2, whole genome shotgun sequence includes:
- the LOC124428440 gene encoding trinucleotide repeat-containing gene 6C protein isoform X1; its protein translation is MFPHNSSSHEISTETNAFVQNSMGDVVVLGESSLYGEGEWEGSEHARYCDIESINSSKMAACTSHLEATAANDFSTVLPSQTSEFSSAGIGKACQSVAPVTTKNPTNHLLTYDNNKVNNHNNAEHNHHKYRKQNTPGLLGQLGSSANNSKSTFKTLSDNKNSFSDLSVRVLSVSVHLQVTRGEAYCTVGVPSLVRIPKSDCPQRSLRLPNSVDNYSLLGSRLELGDNNKFKAHFSFISNNNSKSVILLSSISNGDHCFLLGGGPVEIDAITLKFGIIMDVLTRSKLLGHKCALVINSHQTSRLLTSDETSNENCNVRYTLALEKIWNLLKSHFSGIDFKLVPISDQNFAIFTASSSITLIVFRNEVTDHISRSFLENLKQLRVQSFTSPLSNVTVTELMQRICVPLLKKRKGNDYNVGNNNNNDEYYNKNISIGSIEEEINSSNDNPDVIEDIVDVAVCYKTSCMMITNVRILGSQNDGISRTEATIFTVGALSFQDNNKSNKPLNTSYKISEYSRSVGSDLQSNSTIKSVSKSTLKDKSRIKFEMSHTARFNESDKRKQVRLAANIPIMTTCEPTMTLTSQSATITSQTIGVPVCRADNRIYDDGMRSEFLNTFQNDQICIQRMLASRTDDIITNDLRLNETLNPTQTYIETLKSLATDDIPLNCNYDRTGACSNRQTCDYDNDNYHDDFALCSYDNMAVYTKPTALQWSTLIAHVRALIPACRKAYETDRTKCEVQQRRLKFMLNILFNESTRLLNKVYEPILSYKQRWGISTILQLAGGGESSLNSGGANNWGSTQATTPNNNNTNQSGWVGTPGNAPGNAGTPNNWGGNSVNRSVSGNPNQNQNQGPPGTQNTSGNVNKVNNPNQQSNQQSGPPTSQSNSTQGNQNSSQWSQGKSNNPGGPGQNPQNNNNSVQQQQSANSNGSNNQSNNNAQGSVSSGNTPASNNPSTKQQLEQLNTMREALFSQDGWGCQHVNQDTSWDVPTSPEPNLTKDGVPMWKPPVNNGTDLWEANLRNGGQPPPHQQAKTPWGHTPATNIGGTWGEDDETADSSNMWTGAPAPSQPNAAQWTAGNQAGMWGGTNWADPRLDHNRDPRDLRSVDPREMRDPRDHRMTLDPRDHMRVMDPMARDPRMGDMRGDPRGISGRLNGANTDAMWGQPPGPPHHQMGHQHPSGPPTKMLNPSNMNQWAAPPPKDMMPGKPSGWEEPSPPTQRRNVPNYDDGTSLWGNPAANQRTMPASKVSHWKDLPTPNIARGGMQCPPGMPQNRMPGQPGMKPDVGGPGMWAHPGAPGGRNGTWADGPHDTTSWDDPKTPATWNEPPLNPATWGGPATHKQKSMGPAGSWVDSDIDPTPSWGHPAKPSLTKDFIWNSREFRYLCDLGYKKEDVELALRNREMNRDEAQELLSQIRPLDQWPRRHDTHSGYDPTNQPTTAPAYPRFNHVTQQMSFPPGAGVPSAASTGGVGGSVSSASLLKLQQQQQQQAVVPLQQQQPSTNAPQPPFNQASRAPQNQPSNQQLRMLVQQIQLAAQEGYLNHQILNQALSPQTLILLNQLLQQIKILQQLHQQHSVQSSLKGNSPSVLQISVQITKTKQQIANLQNQIAVQQATYMKQQQHQQHAAPPSQALEYYKSSVHDPMSALQNSFGDLTMNKEPPVSQQQSRLNQWKLPSLDKDGDLTTNEFSRAPGTTSKPPTAPGGLTQSHSSPNMNPLLSQGDGTWSSRLGDSGWPDPGNTDSTDGKDWQPGGAAFTDLVPEFEPGKPWRGTQMKSIEDDPSITPGSVVRSPLSLATIKDPDAIFSSSSKTSPPPQNANPDTSIPSLSNSTWTFNPPATTPTAFTSSKNTWESAPPPTAVTSELWGAPMSKARGPPPGLGSKGAGSTSNGWAGLGSVTKSSSSWGGLQSNPVSNSSWVSTWLLLRNLTPQIDGSTLKTLCMQHGPVQDFRLYLNHGIALTKYSSRDEAIKAQGALNNCVLGNTTIFAESPADSEVHTLLQQLSHGGQQQAGGSGGASWGLRPTNKAGPPPDTWGGSSSQLWGAPPTTNSLWSNTGIDSSDQQRATPSSLNSYLPGDLLGEIRRGPT